The following proteins are encoded in a genomic region of Opitutaceae bacterium:
- the hemL gene encoding glutamate-1-semialdehyde 2,1-aminomutase, with amino-acid sequence MTNSTSLFTRALQLIPGGVNSPVRAFRSVGGAPFFVKAARGARLVTADNRELVDFVCTWGPAIHGHNHPVIKQAIAQALENGTSFGTPNPLEVEMAELIVSFFPSVEKVRMCNSGTEATMTAIRLARGFTKRDKIIKFAGCYHGHSDSLLIKAGSGALTHGNPDSAGVPASFARETVVLPFNDREAVEAAFKANPGQIAGIILEAYCGNVGFIMPDAGYLQFLREVCTREGTVLIFDEVMTGFRLARGGVQELESISPDLTCLGKIIGGGLPVGAVGGQARIMDHLAPLGPVYQAGTLSGNPLAMAAGIAALRLLDSERPYPRLDALGRRLHDAVLAACKAKGIPAQVPQCGSMFSIYFSDTPVRDYATALRSDAKLFGRFFHLALERGVYLAPSAFEAGFLSTAHEGHDIDLACDALTGAISAL; translated from the coding sequence GTGACCAACTCGACCTCGCTCTTCACCCGCGCACTCCAGCTCATCCCTGGCGGCGTAAACTCACCGGTTCGTGCGTTCCGCTCCGTCGGAGGCGCACCCTTCTTCGTCAAAGCGGCACGCGGCGCTCGGTTGGTCACCGCCGACAACCGCGAATTGGTGGATTTCGTCTGCACCTGGGGCCCAGCCATCCACGGCCACAATCACCCCGTCATCAAACAAGCCATCGCACAAGCCCTGGAGAACGGCACTAGTTTTGGAACTCCAAACCCCCTCGAGGTTGAGATGGCCGAACTCATCGTGTCCTTCTTCCCATCAGTGGAAAAGGTGCGCATGTGCAATTCGGGCACCGAAGCCACGATGACCGCAATCCGGTTGGCAAGAGGTTTCACGAAACGCGACAAGATCATCAAGTTCGCCGGCTGCTATCACGGGCACTCCGATTCGCTTCTGATCAAGGCAGGTTCAGGCGCCCTCACTCACGGCAATCCGGATAGTGCAGGTGTGCCCGCCTCGTTTGCACGCGAAACAGTCGTGCTTCCCTTTAATGACCGCGAGGCGGTCGAGGCCGCCTTCAAGGCAAACCCGGGCCAGATCGCAGGCATCATCCTTGAGGCCTACTGCGGAAACGTCGGCTTCATCATGCCAGACGCCGGGTACCTGCAGTTTCTTCGGGAGGTCTGCACACGAGAGGGAACCGTTCTCATCTTCGACGAGGTCATGACCGGCTTTCGCCTCGCCCGCGGCGGTGTCCAGGAACTCGAATCCATAAGCCCTGACCTCACCTGCCTCGGCAAGATCATCGGTGGCGGCCTGCCCGTGGGGGCAGTCGGCGGCCAGGCACGCATCATGGACCACCTCGCGCCACTCGGTCCCGTGTACCAGGCGGGAACCCTCAGCGGCAACCCCTTGGCGATGGCCGCCGGCATCGCCGCGCTCCGCCTGCTCGATTCCGAACGGCCCTACCCCCGCCTCGACGCACTCGGGCGTCGCCTGCACGACGCGGTGCTCGCGGCCTGCAAGGCAAAGGGCATCCCGGCACAGGTTCCGCAATGCGGATCCATGTTCAGTATCTACTTCTCGGATACACCAGTCCGCGACTATGCCACGGCTCTTCGCAGCGACGCCAAGCTCTTCGGTCGCTTCTTCCACCTCGCATTGGAGCGCGGTGTCTACCTCGCCCCAAGCGCCTTCGAGGCCGGTTTCCTGAGCACCGCTCACGAAGGCCACGACATCGATCTGGCATGCGACGCGCTCACCGGCGCCATCTCCGCCCTCTGA
- a CDS encoding nucleoside triphosphate pyrophosphatase gives METNSLILASASPRRKELLGTLGIPFRVEVAQVTEFEEVDADPCHLVAHNAALKAEWVAERFPECYVLGADTTVFLDGKVLNKPVDLEDARAMLRRLSGRTHIVHTGVSLRHLQKGVRLDQGVSSQVEFKPFGDPVIDAYFKIVNPLDKAGAYGIQEGRDLIIAGWSGSFTNIMGLPMETTKQLLAQEGLLPTLRD, from the coding sequence TTGGAAACAAACAGCCTCATCCTCGCCTCTGCCTCACCTCGTCGGAAGGAGCTCCTGGGCACATTAGGTATTCCTTTTCGGGTGGAGGTGGCGCAAGTGACCGAGTTTGAAGAGGTCGATGCTGACCCCTGCCACCTGGTCGCACATAACGCGGCACTCAAAGCCGAGTGGGTGGCTGAGCGTTTCCCGGAGTGTTATGTGCTGGGCGCCGATACGACAGTGTTCCTCGATGGCAAGGTTCTCAACAAGCCGGTGGATTTAGAGGACGCTCGGGCGATGCTCCGCCGTCTTTCAGGTCGCACTCATATCGTGCACACCGGGGTTTCCTTGCGGCATCTCCAGAAGGGTGTGCGCCTCGACCAGGGGGTTTCGAGCCAAGTCGAATTCAAGCCATTTGGCGATCCGGTGATCGACGCCTACTTCAAGATCGTGAACCCACTGGACAAAGCGGGCGCCTATGGGATCCAAGAAGGCCGCGATCTGATCATCGCCGGTTGGAGCGGTTCCTTTACAAATATCATGGGCCTGCCTATGGAAACCACGAAACAATTGCTAGCGCAGGAAGGTCTGTTGCCGACCTTGCGCGACTGA
- a CDS encoding trypsin-like peptidase domain-containing protein, translating into MSHVLRAILVLGAASSLMAVNTVRLKNGTVVQGDVLAERADRVIVDLGFTILTIPRDEVERIEADSAEANGASNQEKGEFYRTAPGNPILTVKENVSRVSEAVVQVRTPSGLGSGFIIDPRGYLVTNAHVVSGEYAITVTLFRRAGSALSTEVFQKVQIVALDSDLDLALLKIEDLKPETMLQSVPLGDADTLTEGQTVFAIGSPLGLDRTVSQGIVSTRNRNFGGQLYIQTTTQINAGNSGGPLFNLRGEVVGVNNMKPMITGVEGVSFSIPTTVVKNFLRNRDAFAFDARNPNAGFRYLQPPGTVRQERANTKKP; encoded by the coding sequence ATGTCCCACGTCTTAAGAGCAATATTGGTCCTGGGCGCCGCTTCTTCGCTCATGGCGGTAAACACGGTCCGGCTGAAGAACGGCACGGTGGTGCAGGGGGATGTGCTGGCGGAGCGTGCAGACCGCGTGATTGTCGACCTTGGTTTCACGATTCTCACCATCCCGCGGGATGAGGTGGAGCGTATCGAAGCCGACTCAGCCGAGGCAAACGGCGCATCGAATCAGGAAAAAGGTGAGTTCTATCGAACCGCACCGGGCAATCCGATCCTGACCGTGAAGGAGAATGTTTCGCGGGTGAGCGAAGCAGTTGTTCAGGTGCGGACCCCCTCTGGCTTGGGATCAGGGTTCATTATTGATCCGCGTGGCTATTTGGTGACCAATGCGCACGTCGTGTCGGGCGAGTATGCAATCACGGTTACCCTGTTTCGAAGGGCCGGAAGCGCTCTGTCGACTGAGGTCTTCCAAAAGGTTCAGATTGTCGCGCTCGATTCCGATTTGGATCTTGCGCTCCTCAAGATCGAGGATCTGAAGCCGGAAACCATGTTGCAAAGCGTTCCCTTGGGCGATGCGGACACGCTGACCGAGGGACAAACGGTATTTGCAATTGGAAGTCCTCTCGGATTGGACCGCACCGTGTCTCAAGGTATCGTGAGCACGCGCAACCGGAATTTCGGCGGACAACTCTATATCCAGACCACCACTCAGATCAATGCGGGTAACTCGGGCGGCCCTCTCTTCAACCTCCGTGGAGAGGTGGTGGGCGTGAACAACATGAAGCCCATGATCACCGGTGTGGAAGGTGTGAGTTTTTCTATCCCGACTACGGTCGTTAAGAATTTCCTGCGCAATCGCGATGCATTTGCCTTCGATGCGCGAAACCCAAACGCCGGATTTCGCTACCTGCAACCGCCCGGGACGGTTCGCCAGGAGCGTGCCAACACCAAGAAACCCTGA
- a CDS encoding NAD+ synthase, with protein MRIGLAQLNPTVGDLEGNRRRIIHAYRKLVEEGAELVVFPELAVCGYPPRDLLFKRRFVSDVEESLILIANETGQVPALIGFVETNPSGEGRRFFNAAAFCRNGGIEVIARKCLLPTYDVFDEDRYFEPAREPRVVSFNGLKIGVTICEDIWNHPAIPTSRLYNINPTEWLKAQAPDLVVNLSASPWHLGKGHVRTALVSDAARSLQCPVVYVNAVGGNDELIFDGRSLVTDAEGRVTFELAAFTEALEVCEVELRKRGQTSLPPASPAPTLRFQPPAPESDTYQALTLGLRDYANKSGFKRALIALSGGIDSAIVAVLAVEAFGKENVIGVSLPSAISSQHSRDDARSLAANLGIQFETLAIADCVAACETALAPVFAGRSRDVTEENIQARIRGVLMMALSNKFGALLLTTGNKSEMAVGYCTLYGDMCGGLAVISDVFKTQVYDLARWINRDQEIIPRSTIEKPPSAELRPGQVDQDSLPPYDVLDAILKGYVEEGLSRRDLVSRGFDETVVNDIVRKVDLNEYKRKQAAPGLKITPLAFGVGRRIPIVQRYVN; from the coding sequence ATGCGAATCGGCCTCGCCCAGCTAAACCCGACAGTAGGTGACCTCGAAGGGAACCGGCGCAGGATCATTCACGCCTACCGAAAGCTGGTGGAGGAAGGTGCAGAGTTGGTGGTCTTCCCAGAATTGGCCGTGTGCGGCTATCCCCCGCGCGACCTGCTTTTCAAGCGCCGCTTCGTCTCCGATGTTGAGGAAAGCCTCATCCTTATCGCAAACGAGACAGGCCAGGTACCTGCATTAATCGGTTTCGTTGAGACAAATCCCTCCGGGGAGGGCCGCCGCTTCTTCAACGCCGCCGCATTCTGCCGCAATGGCGGGATCGAGGTGATCGCAAGGAAATGCCTCCTGCCCACCTACGACGTCTTCGACGAGGACCGCTACTTCGAACCGGCACGCGAGCCGCGCGTCGTTTCATTCAACGGTCTCAAGATCGGGGTCACCATCTGCGAAGATATCTGGAACCATCCAGCCATTCCCACGAGCCGCCTTTACAACATCAATCCAACCGAGTGGCTCAAGGCTCAGGCACCCGACTTGGTGGTCAACCTGTCCGCAAGCCCGTGGCACCTGGGAAAGGGACACGTTCGCACCGCTTTGGTATCCGACGCCGCCCGCAGCCTCCAATGCCCCGTGGTTTACGTCAATGCGGTCGGCGGCAACGACGAACTCATCTTTGATGGCCGGTCGCTGGTGACCGATGCCGAGGGACGCGTCACCTTCGAACTCGCCGCGTTCACCGAAGCCCTCGAGGTATGCGAGGTCGAGCTGCGCAAAAGGGGACAGACCTCTCTGCCCCCCGCGTCGCCAGCCCCAACCCTCCGCTTCCAACCACCCGCCCCTGAATCTGACACCTACCAGGCTTTGACGCTCGGTCTTCGCGACTACGCCAACAAGAGCGGCTTCAAGCGCGCCCTGATCGCGCTGTCTGGCGGCATCGATTCCGCCATCGTGGCCGTACTCGCTGTCGAAGCCTTCGGGAAAGAGAACGTTATCGGGGTTTCACTCCCGTCCGCAATCTCATCACAGCACTCGCGCGATGACGCGAGGTCCCTCGCCGCCAACCTGGGGATACAATTCGAGACGCTTGCCATTGCCGATTGCGTCGCCGCATGCGAAACAGCCTTGGCCCCCGTCTTCGCCGGCCGTTCACGCGATGTCACCGAAGAGAATATCCAGGCCCGCATCCGAGGGGTGCTGATGATGGCGCTCTCAAACAAGTTCGGCGCCCTGCTCCTCACCACGGGAAACAAGAGCGAAATGGCCGTCGGTTACTGCACCCTCTACGGCGATATGTGCGGAGGTCTCGCGGTCATCTCCGATGTCTTCAAGACCCAGGTCTACGACCTCGCTCGATGGATCAATCGGGACCAGGAAATCATCCCCCGCAGCACAATTGAAAAACCTCCCTCTGCAGAACTCCGCCCAGGCCAGGTCGACCAGGATAGCCTCCCCCCGTACGATGTGCTCGACGCGATCCTAAAGGGTTACGTCGAGGAGGGCCTGAGTCGACGAGATCTCGTTTCACGGGGTTTTGACGAGACGGTGGTCAATGACATCGTTCGCAAAGTAGATCTGAACGAGTACAAGCGAAAGCAGGCAGCACCAGGGCTTAAGATAACGCCGCTGGCCTTTGGAGTCGGGAGACGCATCCCGATCGTCCAACGGTACGTCAATTAA
- a CDS encoding tyrosine-type recombinase/integrase: MSKANSELARLPDLLRATWVDPFLEHLTDGRRFSRYTKRNYGQAIARFLLWLSPGEAVATSTIEGKLKRLSSRETRDYILESQRRVDRRTLHNHVSALKAFHRFWAQAHKWETDPWIGTPLPKLPKRLPSCLTEAQANELLAMPERLLANGTLDAFDAARDKLLLEVLYGGGLRVSELVGLRHGAIDLGSGIARIRGKGGKERLAPLGQVAVRALQDFSKRYQHESTPTTPVIASRQGGALSARQVQALLKRYATLAGLPEGVTPHTLRHSYATHLLNNGADLRLVQELLGHASISTTQLYTHLSVARLKAVHAKAHPRA, from the coding sequence ATGTCGAAAGCCAATTCGGAACTCGCCCGGTTACCTGATCTGCTGCGAGCAACGTGGGTAGATCCGTTTCTCGAGCATCTCACCGATGGTCGGCGGTTTTCGCGTTACACCAAGCGGAACTATGGTCAGGCAATCGCGCGCTTTCTTCTCTGGCTTTCCCCCGGCGAGGCCGTGGCTACGAGCACCATCGAAGGGAAACTGAAACGGCTGTCGTCGCGAGAGACGCGGGATTACATACTCGAGTCGCAGCGGCGTGTGGATCGTCGCACGCTGCACAATCATGTGTCCGCCCTGAAGGCCTTCCATCGGTTCTGGGCTCAAGCTCACAAGTGGGAAACCGATCCCTGGATAGGAACTCCACTGCCCAAGTTGCCAAAACGACTCCCCTCGTGCCTCACCGAGGCGCAGGCAAACGAGTTGTTGGCGATGCCGGAGCGGTTGCTCGCCAACGGGACTTTGGACGCATTTGACGCGGCACGCGACAAGCTCCTGCTTGAGGTTCTCTATGGCGGGGGGCTGCGCGTCAGCGAACTCGTTGGCTTGCGTCACGGTGCGATTGACCTTGGGAGTGGAATAGCGCGCATTCGAGGAAAGGGAGGCAAGGAGCGTTTGGCGCCGCTCGGACAGGTAGCGGTTCGCGCACTTCAGGATTTTTCGAAACGATATCAGCACGAGTCGACGCCTACCACGCCAGTCATTGCGTCGAGGCAGGGCGGGGCCTTGTCGGCGAGACAGGTACAAGCCTTGCTGAAGCGCTACGCCACGCTGGCCGGGTTGCCGGAGGGAGTGACGCCCCACACCCTGCGCCACAGCTATGCCACTCACCTTTTGAACAACGGTGCAGACCTGCGCTTGGTGCAGGAGTTACTCGGGCATGCGAGTATCAGCACCACCCAGCTTTATACTCACCTGAGCGTGGCAAGGCTCAAGGCGGTGCATGCAAAGGCTCATCCCCGTGCCTGA
- a CDS encoding 3-deoxy-D-arabino-heptulosonate 7-phosphate synthase, producing the protein MILPKSSRLTPEQVAEITEIVSAFGCRIQPIVGAIRTIYAIVGDERDELMINRLEGLDYVDRVDKIQSPHKLMDRRSDLASHEIRLGGVTLGRELCVIAGQCTIDPKNPSLFYETAEAVKEAGANALRGGVWKPRTNPYTFQGDVKSLDILMEAHRRTGLPVDAEVMDEEQLKLALDAGVHTLQVGARNALNYSLLRAIGKAVAQKETVVLLKRSLHMGPINEFISAAEYIAAFGNPNIILCPRGTAPALDGYRNHPDESITPLLKEKTWAPVIVDPSHSVGKASYVPACALAAIAYGADGLCIETHVQPPKGIGDDPKQAVTPDVLADIIRKARTLWDLNHPASVR; encoded by the coding sequence ATGATCCTGCCGAAGAGCTCCCGACTCACGCCCGAGCAAGTCGCTGAAATCACCGAGATTGTGTCTGCCTTTGGCTGTCGGATTCAACCGATTGTGGGTGCGATCCGCACGATCTATGCGATTGTTGGAGACGAGCGGGACGAGTTGATGATCAATCGGCTTGAGGGCTTGGACTACGTGGACCGCGTGGACAAGATCCAGTCTCCCCACAAGCTGATGGACAGGCGCTCAGACCTCGCCTCACATGAGATCAGGCTTGGCGGCGTTACTTTGGGCAGGGAGTTGTGCGTCATTGCCGGGCAGTGCACCATTGATCCCAAGAATCCCAGCTTGTTTTATGAGACAGCGGAGGCGGTGAAAGAAGCGGGTGCCAACGCGCTTCGAGGCGGAGTCTGGAAGCCGCGTACTAATCCCTACACCTTCCAAGGTGACGTGAAGTCACTGGACATCCTGATGGAAGCCCATCGTCGGACAGGCTTGCCGGTCGATGCCGAGGTCATGGATGAAGAACAACTCAAACTCGCGCTCGATGCAGGGGTTCACACGCTTCAAGTGGGGGCCCGCAATGCGCTCAACTACTCGTTGTTGCGCGCCATCGGCAAGGCTGTCGCCCAGAAGGAGACGGTGGTGTTGTTGAAGCGGAGCCTTCACATGGGCCCGATCAACGAGTTCATTTCCGCTGCTGAGTATATTGCGGCCTTTGGAAACCCGAACATCATTCTTTGTCCCAGGGGTACGGCTCCGGCGCTTGACGGTTATCGCAACCATCCCGATGAGTCCATCACGCCGTTGCTCAAGGAGAAGACCTGGGCCCCGGTGATCGTTGATCCCTCCCATTCCGTGGGAAAGGCCTCCTACGTGCCTGCCTGCGCACTTGCGGCAATTGCATATGGTGCAGATGGTCTTTGCATCGAGACCCACGTCCAGCCGCCGAAAGGAATTGGCGACGATCCGAAGCAGGCGGTCACACCGGATGTTCTCGCCGACATCATCCGCAAGGCGCGGACGCTTTGGGATCTTAATCACCCTGCATCTGTCCGTTGA
- a CDS encoding RNA pseudouridine synthase, protein MSHSDHPYPLRHDVHLLVRDANGLVALAKPAGVLSHPNDGHDTERALVQATYEQTGERYRWQDNGAERSLWMLNRLDSATSGVILLAETEDLAHAIRDLFRSRQVHKVYQALVFGVPHAPVQHWRDMLAIDKRGGQIRTHTQGHIPSEAQMRVLKQWRGSPSIALIELVPKTGRSHQLRVQCAKRHLPIIGDATYGDFGHNRQWAKTTGHKRLYLHSLATAFEYEWKGRRHAFRAEAPLPAEFSL, encoded by the coding sequence GTGAGCCACTCGGACCACCCGTATCCACTCAGGCATGACGTGCACCTCCTCGTGCGCGACGCCAATGGACTCGTGGCTCTGGCCAAACCCGCGGGCGTGCTTTCCCACCCGAATGACGGTCACGATACGGAACGCGCGCTGGTCCAGGCAACTTACGAACAGACTGGCGAACGCTATCGTTGGCAGGATAACGGCGCCGAACGCTCCCTCTGGATGCTCAATCGCCTCGATTCCGCAACGTCTGGAGTAATTCTCCTGGCGGAGACCGAAGACCTGGCACACGCCATACGCGACCTGTTTCGTTCACGCCAAGTTCACAAGGTCTACCAGGCGTTGGTTTTCGGAGTGCCTCACGCACCGGTGCAACATTGGCGTGACATGCTCGCGATCGATAAGCGGGGCGGGCAGATTCGCACCCACACGCAGGGCCATATACCCTCCGAAGCCCAGATGCGGGTCCTCAAACAATGGCGAGGCTCGCCATCAATCGCCCTGATTGAGTTGGTTCCCAAGACGGGCCGAAGTCACCAACTGCGGGTGCAGTGCGCCAAGCGCCATCTCCCGATCATTGGCGACGCCACCTACGGAGATTTTGGTCACAACCGCCAATGGGCGAAGACCACCGGTCACAAGCGCCTTTACCTCCACTCGCTCGCCACAGCGTTCGAGTACGAATGGAAAGGGCGCCGACACGCCTTTCGGGCCGAGGCTCCTCTTCCCGCGGAGTTCAGCCTCTGA